A window of Proteus columbae contains these coding sequences:
- the lpxC gene encoding UDP-3-O-acyl-N-acetylglucosamine deacetylase, with protein MIKQRTLKRIVQATGVGLHTGKKVTLTMRPAPANTGVIYRRTDLNPPVDFPADAKSVRDTMLCTCLVNEDDVRISTVEHLNAALAGLGIDNIVIEVNAPEIPIMDGSAAPFVFLLLDAGIEELRTAKKFIRIKETVRVEDGDKWAEMRPYNGFKLDFTIDFNHPAIDASTQRYKLDFSAESFMSQISRARTFGFMRDIEYLQSKGLCLGGSFDCAIVVDDYRVLNDDGLRFEDEFVRHKMLDAIGDLFMCGYNIIGEFTAFKSGHALNNKLLQAVLAKESAWEFVTFEDEAQMPVAFKAPSMVFA; from the coding sequence ATGATCAAACAACGGACATTAAAACGAATTGTACAAGCAACCGGTGTGGGACTTCACACGGGTAAAAAAGTTACGCTTACAATGCGTCCGGCGCCAGCAAATACTGGGGTCATCTACCGTCGTACTGACTTAAATCCACCGGTGGATTTTCCAGCAGACGCAAAATCAGTTCGTGACACTATGTTATGTACTTGCTTAGTCAACGAAGACGATGTGCGTATATCAACCGTTGAGCATTTAAACGCAGCACTGGCTGGTTTAGGCATTGATAATATCGTAATTGAAGTGAATGCACCTGAAATTCCAATTATGGATGGAAGTGCGGCACCTTTTGTTTTCTTGTTACTTGATGCAGGTATCGAAGAGCTTCGTACTGCGAAGAAATTCATTCGCATCAAAGAAACAGTACGTGTAGAAGATGGCGATAAATGGGCAGAGATGCGCCCATACAACGGGTTTAAATTAGATTTTACTATCGATTTTAATCACCCAGCCATTGATGCAAGTACGCAGCGTTATAAATTAGATTTCTCCGCTGAATCTTTTATGAGCCAAATTAGCCGTGCTCGTACATTTGGATTTATGCGTGATATCGAATATCTACAATCTAAAGGATTGTGTTTAGGCGGAAGTTTCGATTGTGCAATCGTAGTTGATGACTATCGTGTTCTCAACGACGATGGCTTACGTTTTGAAGATGAATTTGTTCGTCACAAAATGTTGGATGCAATCGGTGATTTATTTATGTGTGGCTATAACATTATCGGTGAATTCACCGCGTTTAAATCAGGTCATGCACTGAACAATAAATTGCTCCAAGCTGTATTAGCAAAAGAATCTGCGTGGGAATTCGTCACATTTGAAGACGAAGCGCAAATGCCAGTGGCATTCAAAGCTCCCTCAATGGTCTTTGCTTAA
- a CDS encoding DUF721 domain-containing protein yields the protein MRDSYPQSLEKIFIELEGSNKSTLQLIQQRATILLKLNRAVMALLPVPLRDKCRVANYRNAILIIEVANASWLTRLRYETPSLLSALRQEILPSLSSIDIKINPSLGVKQEKRSLISSLKEQKPKKKRHLSLESAQSLKYLAEKSPKKLRERLERLAALAGESTSTAKDER from the coding sequence ATGCGGGATAGTTACCCACAATCATTGGAAAAAATCTTCATTGAACTTGAAGGTTCCAACAAGAGTACACTACAACTTATACAACAGCGCGCAACGATTTTACTAAAATTAAATCGTGCCGTCATGGCTCTTTTACCCGTTCCTTTACGAGATAAGTGCCGTGTCGCAAATTATCGTAATGCTATTTTAATTATTGAAGTTGCAAACGCAAGTTGGTTAACTCGTTTACGTTATGAAACCCCGTCATTACTTTCCGCATTGAGACAAGAAATTTTACCATCCTTATCCTCAATAGACATCAAAATAAATCCGTCTTTAGGCGTAAAACAGGAAAAAAGATCTTTAATATCATCATTAAAAGAACAAAAGCCTAAAAAGAAACGTCACTTAAGTTTAGAAAGTGCGCAATCATTGAAGTATTTAGCTGAGAAAAGCCCAAAGAAATTAAGAGAGAGATTAGAACGGTTGGCTGCACTTGCCGGAGAGAGTACAAGTACAGCCAAAGATGAACGTTAA
- the secM gene encoding secA translation cis-regulator SecM: MSIISFWRQFGRRYFWSHLLLGMVAAGIGIPSLLSAHAENPQQTDTPSSQNRQSQAIIAFDNLFLRQSVQNPASSFTFNYWQQHAVKNVIKQLSFAFTINSPELMVKAKDEPLPASNVAAVMLDTLYALLTETPSSALSLLPLSGYVLVQNTISYHTGLWLAQIRGIRAGPYLTA; the protein is encoded by the coding sequence ATGAGTATTATAAGTTTTTGGCGACAGTTTGGCAGGCGATATTTTTGGTCGCATCTGCTTTTAGGGATGGTAGCAGCAGGTATCGGAATACCTTCGCTGTTGTCTGCTCATGCCGAAAATCCACAGCAAACAGATACTCCTTCTTCTCAAAACCGTCAAAGTCAGGCAATTATTGCGTTTGATAACTTATTCTTACGTCAAAGTGTACAGAATCCTGCTTCATCCTTCACCTTTAATTACTGGCAACAGCATGCAGTAAAAAATGTGATCAAACAGCTCTCTTTTGCATTCACCATTAATTCACCCGAATTGATGGTTAAAGCCAAAGATGAGCCGTTACCTGCTTCTAATGTTGCAGCGGTTATGCTTGATACGCTGTATGCCTTATTAACAGAGACTCCATCATCAGCATTAAGCCTCCTTCCTCTTTCTGGCTATGTTTTAGTACAGAATACAATTTCCTATCATACCGGATTATGGCTTGCACAAATCCGTGGTATTCGCGCAGGGCCTTACCTAACAGCTTAA